Proteins from one Synergistaceae bacterium genomic window:
- the hpt gene encoding hypoxanthine phosphoribosyltransferase, which produces MLSRFDEYIIEVLITQDAIAGRVAEMGREVAAAYKDSLPLLVGVLKGSALFMADLIKNMDIPLEMDFIAVASYSGEQQQSLGAVRITKDVDTIIEGRDVLLVEGIVDTGMTLGYLLRNLKARQPRTIRVCTLLDKPARRIVKVPIAFRGFKIPDRFVVGYGLDFHQLYRNLPYIGILSGEATGLTKDLITKKIRRKNA; this is translated from the coding sequence TGATGAATACATTATCGAGGTCTTGATCACGCAAGATGCAATTGCCGGACGTGTTGCCGAGATGGGCAGAGAGGTGGCCGCCGCCTACAAGGACTCATTGCCGCTTTTGGTTGGGGTGTTGAAGGGCAGTGCCTTGTTCATGGCCGATCTTATCAAAAATATGGACATTCCTCTGGAGATGGATTTCATAGCCGTGGCAAGCTATTCTGGTGAGCAGCAACAATCCCTCGGGGCTGTGCGCATTACCAAGGACGTTGACACCATAATCGAAGGGCGGGACGTCCTCTTGGTGGAAGGCATTGTGGACACGGGGATGACCCTTGGCTATCTCCTCCGTAATCTGAAGGCACGCCAACCACGCACTATTCGCGTATGCACTTTGCTGGATAAGCCGGCCCGTCGCATCGTAAAAGTGCCAATCGCCTTCAGGGGCTTTAAAATCCCTGACCGGTTTGTAGTTGGATATGGACTTGACTTTCACCAGTTGTACCGCAACTTGCCTTATATCGGGATTCTCAGCGGTGAGGCAACAGGCCTGACAAAGGATTTAATAACAAAAAAAATTAGAAGAAAAAATGCTTGA